Proteins from a genomic interval of Granulicella sp. L56:
- a CDS encoding IS1595 family transposase, which yields METPKTLLEAINFFSVYENCRQFMIAIRWADGVVRCPYCDATKLTYLEKARVYRCYGDHAKQKFSLKVGTIFEDSAIGLEKWLPAAWLLSNCKNGISSYELARALGVTQKSAWHMLHRLREAMTDETGKIGGNGTPVECDETFIVPKTQKMHKAKRIQYHATGGSKAVVLGMLERGGRVKAAVIPARHKMHMNPVMTANVEAGANIMTDEFATYGVLDTPYNREVITHAMEYVNGHIHTQGIENFWALLKRGLRGTYVSVEPFHLDAYVKEQVFRYNNRKDADDFTRFATCMMGIQGKRLTYQALTQRPSVV from the coding sequence ATGGAAACGCCTAAGACACTACTCGAAGCCATCAACTTCTTCTCAGTTTACGAGAATTGCCGTCAATTCATGATCGCTATTCGCTGGGCTGATGGTGTTGTTCGCTGCCCTTATTGCGATGCCACCAAGCTGACCTATCTGGAGAAGGCGCGAGTGTACCGCTGCTATGGCGACCACGCAAAGCAAAAGTTCTCCCTCAAGGTTGGCACCATTTTTGAAGATTCGGCTATCGGTCTTGAGAAATGGCTTCCCGCTGCATGGCTCCTATCGAACTGCAAAAATGGCATCAGCAGCTATGAGCTTGCGAGGGCGCTTGGCGTCACGCAGAAGTCGGCATGGCACATGCTTCACCGTCTGCGGGAAGCAATGACGGATGAGACTGGCAAGATCGGCGGAAACGGTACGCCTGTAGAGTGTGACGAGACTTTCATCGTTCCTAAGACTCAGAAGATGCATAAGGCCAAGCGCATCCAGTACCACGCTACAGGCGGCTCTAAGGCTGTTGTACTGGGCATGTTGGAGCGTGGTGGCCGCGTCAAGGCTGCGGTGATCCCTGCACGTCATAAGATGCATATGAACCCTGTAATGACGGCAAACGTGGAAGCGGGAGCAAATATCATGACTGATGAGTTTGCGACCTATGGCGTACTCGACACGCCTTATAACCGTGAGGTCATCACTCACGCGATGGAGTACGTCAATGGCCACATCCACACACAGGGCATTGAGAACTTCTGGGCGCTATTGAAGCGTGGTCTTCGTGGAACCTATGTCAGTGTGGAACCCTTCCACCTTGACGCCTACGTGAAAGAGCAGGTCTTTCGTTACAACAATCGCAAGGACGCGGACGACTTCACGCGCTTTGCAACTTGCATGATGGGCATACAGGGAAAGCGCCTCACCTATCAGGCGCTCACGCAAAGGCCGAGTGTGGTCTAA
- a CDS encoding DUF507 family protein has product MRISRDKLNKLAHTIADTLAEIPECDFLEDRNTIRQEARKALEKLLLEETRIDAAARLKIASQRKIIMEGSQEWDILYRKYYNDEVKKLGL; this is encoded by the coding sequence GTGAGAATCTCCCGCGACAAACTCAATAAGCTCGCCCACACCATAGCCGACACCCTCGCCGAGATTCCCGAGTGCGACTTTCTCGAAGATCGCAATACCATCCGGCAGGAGGCCCGCAAGGCCCTCGAAAAGCTTCTCCTCGAAGAGACCAGGATCGACGCAGCGGCCCGGCTGAAGATCGCCTCGCAGCGCAAGATCATCATGGAAGGCTCGCAGGAGTGGGACATCCTCTACCGCAAGTACTATAACGACGAGGTCAAAAAACTCGGCCTGTAA
- a CDS encoding DUF507 family protein, with amino-acid sequence MIFSKDYVGYLARQTLKHLVAEKMIETAKPAVLEERVTAAMIEELALEDRINDEVRVILEAFQDDMLKTGASYPEMFKKVKNELARKYKAVL; translated from the coding sequence ATGATTTTTTCTAAAGATTACGTTGGATATCTGGCGCGCCAGACCCTCAAGCACCTCGTTGCCGAGAAGATGATCGAAACCGCCAAGCCTGCTGTTCTCGAGGAGCGGGTTACAGCCGCCATGATCGAAGAACTGGCGCTGGAGGATCGTATCAACGACGAAGTTCGCGTCATCCTCGAAGCCTTCCAGGACGACATGCTCAAGACCGGAGCCAGCTACCCCGAGATGTTCAAAAAGGTGAAGAACGAGCTGGCCCGCAAGTACAAGGCGGTGCTGTGA
- a CDS encoding ferredoxin produces MPEFKHHVFICTNERDESAPRPSCLPHGSKKLKSAFKDALKDAGLKHLVRANESGCLDQCEHGPTVVVYPEAVWYGFVQLKDVDEIVTEHLLHGRPVERLRLPATCLNTEHCPHRPAPKQK; encoded by the coding sequence GTGCCGGAATTTAAACATCACGTCTTCATCTGTACCAACGAGCGCGACGAATCCGCGCCCCGTCCGAGCTGCCTTCCCCATGGCAGCAAAAAGCTCAAATCCGCCTTCAAGGACGCCCTCAAAGACGCTGGCCTCAAGCATCTCGTCCGCGCCAACGAGTCCGGCTGCCTCGATCAATGCGAACACGGCCCAACCGTGGTGGTCTATCCCGAGGCCGTCTGGTACGGCTTTGTCCAGCTTAAAGACGTGGATGAAATTGTCACCGAGCATCTACTGCATGGCCGTCCCGTGGAGCGCCTGCGCCTCCCCGCAACCTGCCTCAATACCGAGCATTGCCCACACAGGCCAGCGCCAAAACAGAAGTAG